The Prevotella melaninogenica ATCC 25845 genome includes a window with the following:
- a CDS encoding F0F1 ATP synthase subunit delta, translating into MNTGVISVRYARALLKAACEQGIEDKVYAIMQTLAQNYLQVPELRMTIESPMLPKDKKRKLLEVACGDDCPELVGNFLSLVLKGDREELLQLMANDYVALYRKQKNIIRGKVITASPVSSQTEDKMKALVQSRAQGTVEFNTEVDPSLIGGFILEYDTYRMDASVKSKLNAILTQLKK; encoded by the coding sequence ATGAATACAGGTGTAATATCGGTTCGCTATGCTCGTGCGCTGTTGAAGGCTGCCTGTGAGCAAGGTATCGAGGACAAGGTGTATGCTATTATGCAAACACTTGCCCAGAATTACCTTCAGGTGCCCGAACTCCGCATGACGATTGAAAGCCCGATGCTTCCGAAGGACAAGAAGCGCAAGCTATTGGAAGTAGCCTGTGGCGACGATTGTCCTGAGCTTGTTGGTAACTTCCTTTCCCTTGTATTGAAGGGAGATAGAGAGGAGTTGCTACAGCTTATGGCGAATGACTATGTCGCTCTGTATCGTAAGCAGAAGAACATCATTCGCGGAAAGGTCATCACAGCCTCGCCTGTCTCTTCCCAGACGGAAGACAAGATGAAAGCACTGGTACAATCCAGAGCACAGGGAACCGTTGAGTTCAACACTGAGGTTGACCCTTCACTCATAGGTGGCTTTATTCTTGAGTACGATACTTACAGAATGGACGCCAGCGTGAAGAGCAAACTGAATGCTATCCTCACACAATTAAAAAAGTAA
- the atpB gene encoding F0F1 ATP synthase subunit A, producing MKYLKHLICMVMMLFLLLPGAAASESKGEGVNLQEILWGHIKDSYEWHVTNIGDKPIIINLPVIVKTSNGWYTGCAEDFAEEPLEEGPHAGYRPCKNNPDLFIATKGNYEGRIVELQKGGTEMRPLDLSITKSVCVLFIDAIILLLCILIPARWCRRHKVTDKAPKGFTGLMHMFVMYVYDEVIKPTLGKDADRFAPYLLTCFFFIFVANVMGIVPFPPGGGNLTGNITITFFLAVCTFLVTNLSGTKHYWKDIFWPDVPTWLKVPVPLMPVIEIFGIFTKPFALMVRLFANMMAGHAIALALTCIIFIMATMGVVLSSSMTIVSVGMSIFMMLLEVLVSFIQALVFTMLSAVFISLARVHEAEG from the coding sequence ATGAAATATCTCAAGCATCTGATTTGTATGGTGATGATGCTCTTCCTGCTTCTGCCTGGTGCTGCCGCATCAGAGAGTAAAGGGGAGGGTGTTAACCTGCAGGAGATATTGTGGGGACATATTAAGGACTCATACGAGTGGCATGTAACCAATATCGGTGATAAGCCAATCATCATCAACCTGCCAGTCATTGTGAAGACATCAAATGGTTGGTACACGGGTTGTGCTGAGGACTTTGCTGAAGAGCCGTTAGAAGAAGGTCCACATGCGGGCTATCGTCCTTGTAAGAACAACCCAGACCTATTCATTGCAACGAAGGGGAACTACGAAGGTCGTATCGTTGAGTTGCAGAAGGGCGGCACAGAAATGCGCCCTCTCGACCTCTCTATCACGAAGTCGGTGTGTGTACTCTTCATTGATGCCATCATTCTCTTGCTGTGTATCTTGATTCCAGCACGCTGGTGTCGTCGCCATAAGGTTACGGATAAGGCACCAAAAGGCTTCACTGGTTTGATGCATATGTTTGTGATGTATGTCTATGATGAGGTGATTAAGCCTACGTTGGGTAAGGATGCAGACAGGTTTGCACCTTATCTTCTGACGTGTTTCTTCTTCATCTTTGTGGCTAATGTCATGGGTATTGTGCCATTCCCACCAGGAGGTGGTAACCTTACGGGTAATATAACCATAACCTTCTTCTTAGCCGTGTGTACGTTCCTCGTGACAAACCTCTCGGGAACAAAGCATTATTGGAAGGATATCTTCTGGCCTGATGTGCCAACTTGGTTGAAGGTACCGGTGCCTTTGATGCCAGTTATTGAGATTTTTGGTATCTTCACAAAGCCCTTCGCATTGATGGTGCGTCTCTTTGCCAACATGATGGCAGGACATGCTATTGCGTTGGCTTTAACCTGTATCATCTTCATCATGGCAACGATGGGTGTTGTCCTAAGTTCATCCATGACGATTGTGAGTGTAGGTATGAGTATCTTCATGATGCTTTTGGAGGTTCTGGTTAGCTTTATTCAAGCTTTAGTATTCACGATGCTGAGTGCTGTATTTATCTCTTTAGCACGTGTTCATGAGGCAGAAGGATAA
- the atpA gene encoding F0F1 ATP synthase subunit alpha — protein sequence MSDKIKPSEVSEILLKELQGINSEEKFDEVGSVLTVGDGVARVYGLRNAEANELLEFENGTMAIVMNLEEDNVGCVLLGPTEGIKEGQSVKRTHRIASIRVNDNFLGRVVNPLGEAIDGKGEIDLTDSFEMPLDRKAPGVIYRQPVKEPLQTGLKAVDSMIPIGRGQRELIIGDRQTGKTAIAVDAIINQKSFYEQGNPVYCIYVAIGQKASTVATLVQNLKERGALPYTIIVSATAADPAAMQYYAPFAGAAIGEYFRDRGYSALVIYDDLSKQAVAYREVSLILRRPSGREAYPGDVFYLHSRLLERAARINNQQEIAEKMNDLPECMKGHVRGGGSLTALPIIETQAGDVSAYIPTNVISITDGQIYLESDLFNQGFRPAINVGISVSRVGGSAQVKSMKKVAGTLKIDMAQYRELEAFSKFSSDMDKVTAMTLDRGRKNNQLLIQPQYSPMPVGEQIAILYCGVHGLMRDVPVEQVRQCQDQFLETMRTTHADVISDLAAGNLEETSIKVIEEVMGNIAGQYK from the coding sequence ATGTCAGATAAAATTAAACCAAGTGAGGTGTCTGAGATTCTTTTGAAAGAACTTCAAGGCATCAACTCTGAGGAGAAGTTTGATGAAGTCGGTAGCGTACTGACCGTCGGCGACGGTGTAGCACGTGTCTATGGTCTTCGCAATGCTGAAGCCAACGAGTTGCTTGAATTTGAGAATGGCACCATGGCTATTGTCATGAACTTGGAGGAAGACAATGTAGGTTGTGTCCTTCTTGGTCCTACTGAAGGTATCAAGGAGGGACAGAGCGTGAAGCGTACACACCGTATTGCCTCTATCCGTGTCAATGACAACTTCTTGGGACGTGTAGTCAATCCGCTTGGAGAGGCTATCGATGGTAAGGGTGAAATCGACTTGACTGACTCTTTTGAAATGCCATTGGACCGTAAGGCGCCAGGTGTTATCTATCGTCAGCCAGTGAAGGAACCACTCCAGACGGGTCTGAAGGCTGTTGACTCAATGATTCCTATCGGTCGTGGTCAGCGTGAGCTTATCATTGGTGACCGCCAGACAGGTAAGACAGCCATTGCCGTTGATGCTATCATCAATCAGAAGAGCTTCTACGAGCAGGGTAATCCTGTTTATTGTATCTATGTTGCCATCGGTCAGAAAGCTTCTACCGTTGCTACATTGGTGCAGAACCTCAAGGAGCGTGGCGCATTACCTTATACAATTATCGTAAGTGCTACAGCGGCTGATCCTGCTGCTATGCAGTATTATGCTCCATTTGCCGGTGCTGCCATTGGTGAGTACTTCCGCGATCGTGGCTACTCAGCCCTCGTTATCTACGATGACTTGTCAAAGCAGGCTGTTGCCTATCGTGAGGTATCATTGATTCTCCGTCGTCCTTCAGGTCGTGAGGCTTACCCTGGTGACGTCTTCTATCTTCACTCTCGTCTGCTTGAGCGTGCTGCACGTATCAACAACCAGCAGGAGATTGCAGAGAAGATGAACGACCTCCCAGAGTGTATGAAGGGTCATGTACGTGGTGGTGGCTCACTCACCGCACTGCCTATTATTGAGACGCAGGCAGGTGACGTGTCAGCCTACATTCCTACTAACGTGATTTCCATTACTGACGGTCAGATTTATCTTGAGTCCGACCTCTTCAATCAGGGCTTCCGTCCAGCTATTAACGTAGGTATCTCCGTATCTCGTGTAGGTGGTTCAGCACAGGTTAAGAGTATGAAGAAGGTAGCTGGTACGTTGAAGATTGATATGGCACAGTATCGTGAGTTGGAGGCATTCTCTAAGTTCTCATCAGATATGGACAAGGTCACAGCGATGACCCTCGACCGTGGACGTAAGAACAACCAGTTACTTATCCAGCCACAGTACAGTCCAATGCCTGTGGGTGAGCAGATTGCTATCCTCTACTGCGGTGTACACGGCTTGATGCGCGACGTACCTGTTGAGCAGGTTCGCCAGTGCCAGGACCAGTTCCTTGAGACCATGCGCACTACTCATGCCGACGTCATCAGCGATTTGGCTGCTGGTAACCTTGAAGAAACTTCTATCAAGGTAATCGAAGAAGTCATGGGCAATATTGCCGGACAATATAAATAA
- a CDS encoding GlsB/YeaQ/YmgE family stress response membrane protein codes for MGIIASLIIGAIAGWLGGLIYKGSGLGLFGNIIVGILGSGVGSWLLGSVLHISLGDGWIGSIITGAIGAVVVLFLLNIVFGKKK; via the coding sequence ATGGGCATTATTGCATCACTTATTATTGGAGCCATTGCAGGATGGTTAGGTGGACTTATCTATAAAGGTAGCGGTTTGGGACTTTTTGGAAATATCATTGTTGGTATTCTTGGAAGTGGCGTAGGATCTTGGCTTTTAGGAAGTGTGCTTCATATTTCACTTGGTGACGGGTGGATAGGTTCTATCATCACGGGTGCTATAGGTGCTGTTGTGGTTTTATTCTTATTAAACATTGTGTTTGGAAAGAAAAAATAA
- a CDS encoding F0F1 ATP synthase subunit gamma, which yields MASLKEIKTRIASVQSTRKITSAMKMVASSKLHHAQNAIESMLPYAAMLEHILKAFLVSTPDTDTPFDEQRPVKRVALLVFSSNSSLCGGFNANVIKLMQHTIDEYHAQGLTDKDIVIYPVGRKVYEAANKRGYTCVYPYPLLADKPNFEECRSIAMELSQKWLKGEFDKVEIIYHHFKSAGSQILQRKNFLPIDLEEEVNADSTRDLSSNIATKAAQEYLKRKGQSGTQKSNNEAVVPLNDNFIIEPDLRTVLKALVPKLLNNMVYTALLDSNASEHAARMVAMQTATDNADDLLRELNLQYNKSRQAAITSELLDIVGGTVNN from the coding sequence ATGGCATCCTTAAAGGAAATCAAGACTCGTATAGCCAGTGTTCAGAGTACTCGTAAGATTACGAGTGCGATGAAGATGGTTGCGTCGAGTAAGTTACACCATGCCCAGAATGCCATCGAGAGTATGCTTCCATACGCGGCTATGCTCGAACACATTCTCAAGGCTTTCCTTGTCTCTACGCCCGATACGGATACTCCGTTCGACGAGCAGAGACCAGTGAAACGTGTTGCCTTACTCGTGTTCTCCTCAAACAGTTCTCTCTGTGGTGGATTCAATGCGAATGTCATCAAGCTGATGCAGCATACGATAGACGAATATCATGCGCAGGGCTTGACCGACAAGGATATTGTCATCTATCCTGTAGGACGAAAGGTGTATGAAGCAGCAAATAAGCGTGGATATACCTGTGTATATCCTTATCCGTTGCTTGCTGATAAACCAAATTTTGAGGAGTGCCGCAGTATTGCCATGGAGTTAAGCCAGAAATGGTTGAAGGGCGAGTTTGATAAGGTGGAGATTATCTACCATCATTTCAAGAGTGCAGGAAGCCAGATTCTCCAACGTAAGAATTTCCTTCCAATTGACCTTGAGGAAGAAGTCAATGCCGACTCTACGCGCGATCTTTCATCAAATATCGCAACGAAGGCTGCACAGGAATATCTCAAGAGGAAAGGACAGTCTGGAACACAGAAGTCTAATAATGAGGCTGTTGTTCCTCTGAATGATAACTTCATCATTGAGCCAGACCTGCGCACAGTCTTGAAAGCATTGGTACCGAAACTGCTGAATAACATGGTTTACACTGCTCTTCTTGACAGTAATGCCTCTGAGCATGCAGCACGAATGGTTGCCATGCAGACCGCAACAGATAATGCTGACGACCTGCTTCGTGAACTCAACTTGCAGTATAACAAGTCGCGTCAGGCAGCCATTACGTCTGAGTTGCTCGATATTGTTGGCGGTACGGTAAATAACTAA
- a CDS encoding TIGR00341 family protein, whose amino-acid sequence MQENNNQTLWQIIKSYFNVLPDKDGEKYVIKQITNGINFQGSNLWILIFAVFIASLGLNVNSTAVIIGAMLISPLMGPIIGMGLALGIADLDLFKQSIKNYLVSTFISVITATIYFTLSPITDAQSELLARTSPTLYDVLIALFGGAAGFLAMSTKGRNNVVPGVAIATALMPPLCTAGYGLAVQNTSYFFGAFYLYFINTVFIAFTTCLGVRFLHFHRKQFINREKMRRVNFYIVSIIIITIIPASYMTWNIIKQSVFENNIENFVTKELNYSGTNILSHQYDLKTKTLHVVAVGNPISTDSIAKAQKMMTNYQLDGYALKVIQGSNSDSLLLLQHKNKGQLMVGEKNTAEWQELAYNNDVLKKELTSYTRYPVLANDMREELKVVCPSAKSIILSKASESFVDSASIKNHIVAIVKTNKTLAKDNRKQLYDWLKVKVKSDSLELIILP is encoded by the coding sequence ATGCAGGAAAATAACAATCAAACTTTATGGCAGATAATTAAGAGTTATTTCAATGTCTTACCTGACAAAGACGGCGAAAAATATGTTATTAAACAAATAACTAATGGTATCAACTTTCAAGGTTCTAATCTCTGGATACTTATCTTTGCCGTATTTATTGCATCCTTAGGCTTAAATGTCAATTCAACAGCAGTAATTATTGGTGCTATGCTCATCTCTCCACTGATGGGACCAATCATCGGTATGGGATTAGCTCTTGGAATTGCTGACTTGGACTTGTTCAAACAGTCCATAAAAAACTATTTGGTAAGTACATTCATTAGCGTTATTACTGCAACAATCTACTTTACACTTTCACCTATCACGGATGCTCAATCCGAACTCTTAGCACGCACATCGCCTACCCTTTATGACGTATTGATAGCTCTTTTTGGTGGTGCTGCTGGATTCTTAGCTATGTCAACAAAAGGAAGAAACAACGTGGTGCCGGGTGTTGCCATTGCCACAGCCTTAATGCCACCACTTTGTACAGCAGGTTATGGACTGGCCGTACAAAACACATCCTACTTCTTTGGAGCATTTTACCTTTATTTCATCAATACTGTTTTCATTGCTTTTACAACCTGTCTTGGTGTACGCTTTCTGCATTTTCATAGAAAGCAGTTTATCAATCGTGAAAAAATGAGACGAGTAAATTTTTACATCGTCAGCATTATCATTATCACAATTATCCCTGCAAGCTACATGACATGGAACATCATTAAGCAAAGTGTATTTGAAAATAACATAGAGAATTTCGTTACAAAGGAACTTAATTATAGCGGAACAAACATTCTCTCACACCAATACGACCTAAAAACCAAAACCCTCCATGTGGTAGCGGTGGGCAATCCAATATCAACTGATTCGATAGCTAAAGCACAAAAAATGATGACTAATTATCAGCTTGATGGCTACGCACTAAAGGTGATACAAGGATCTAACTCTGATAGCTTATTACTCCTACAGCACAAGAATAAAGGTCAGTTGATGGTAGGAGAAAAAAATACGGCTGAATGGCAAGAACTTGCATATAACAACGATGTGCTAAAGAAGGAACTAACTTCTTATACACGTTATCCAGTACTTGCTAACGACATGCGAGAAGAACTTAAAGTCGTATGCCCCTCAGCAAAGAGTATTATACTTTCAAAAGCATCTGAGTCTTTCGTTGATTCTGCTTCAATAAAAAATCATATCGTGGCTATAGTCAAAACAAACAAGACACTTGCCAAAGACAACAGAAAACAGCTTTATGACTGGCTCAAAGTGAAAGTCAAATCTGACAGCCTTGAACTAATTATTTTACCATAA
- a CDS encoding YtxH domain-containing protein, whose amino-acid sequence MSKIGSILLGVAAGTVAGIGVLFVLDKDKTLCKKNSIGDKVDELKDQIDSLTRKMRDKSMELKGTLEEKVDNLLSDTNSKPEDLVKLLEKKLASLKEKVKK is encoded by the coding sequence ATGTCGAAAATTGGAAGCATTTTATTAGGAGTAGCAGCTGGAACAGTTGCAGGTATAGGTGTACTTTTTGTACTTGACAAGGATAAAACCTTATGTAAAAAGAATTCTATAGGCGATAAAGTTGATGAACTAAAAGACCAAATAGATAGTCTTACAAGAAAAATGCGTGATAAATCTATGGAGTTAAAAGGCACTTTAGAAGAAAAGGTTGACAATCTTTTATCAGATACAAACAGTAAACCTGAAGACCTTGTTAAGCTATTAGAAAAGAAATTAGCATCATTGAAAGAAAAAGTTAAGAAATAA
- the atpF gene encoding F0F1 ATP synthase subunit B gives MSLLLPDSGLLFWMTLVFLVVFFILWKWGFPSIIKMVNERKEYIDESLAKAEEANLRLANIQKQGEELLMEAREKQAQILREASETRETIVGQAQEKARDESARILSEAKAEIESQKQAAIRDIRSQVAELSVQIAEKILHKELSGSAEQTQLINSLLDEVASSNGTESK, from the coding sequence ATGTCATTATTATTGCCAGATAGTGGCTTACTCTTTTGGATGACCCTTGTCTTCTTAGTGGTCTTCTTCATCTTATGGAAGTGGGGATTCCCTTCTATCATCAAGATGGTGAACGAGCGCAAGGAGTACATTGACGAGAGTCTTGCAAAGGCAGAAGAAGCCAACTTGAGGCTTGCCAACATTCAGAAACAAGGTGAGGAGCTGCTTATGGAGGCACGTGAGAAACAGGCGCAAATCCTTAGAGAGGCGTCTGAGACACGTGAAACCATAGTCGGTCAGGCACAAGAGAAGGCACGCGACGAGAGTGCTCGTATCCTTTCTGAAGCCAAGGCAGAGATTGAAAGTCAGAAGCAGGCTGCCATCCGCGACATCCGTTCGCAGGTTGCAGAGCTTTCTGTGCAGATTGCTGAGAAGATTCTGCATAAGGAACTGTCTGGTTCAGCCGAGCAAACTCAGCTTATCAACAGCTTATTGGATGAAGTTGCTTCTTCTAACGGAACAGAAAGTAAATAA
- a CDS encoding F0F1 ATP synthase subunit epsilon, whose product MLTLRIVSPERIVFTGEVDSVLVPGTVGPFEILNNHAPIISTLVEGKVAYSVKGDTKELHIVGGFVEVKKNLVSLCVEI is encoded by the coding sequence ATGTTGACACTTAGAATAGTTTCTCCCGAAAGGATTGTCTTTACAGGCGAGGTGGATAGTGTGCTGGTTCCTGGTACAGTGGGACCATTTGAGATTCTCAATAATCACGCGCCTATCATCTCTACACTCGTTGAAGGCAAGGTAGCTTACAGCGTAAAAGGTGATACTAAGGAACTTCATATCGTTGGCGGATTCGTTGAGGTGAAGAAGAACTTGGTCAGTCTTTGCGTAGAAATCTAA
- the atpE gene encoding ATP synthase F0 subunit C, which produces MLTSLLLAAETAKLGAAIGAGIAAVGAGLGIGRIGGQAMDAMARQPEKIGELRSAMIIAAALVEGVAFFAAIIALLCVF; this is translated from the coding sequence ATGTTGACATCATTGTTATTAGCAGCAGAAACTGCAAAGTTAGGCGCCGCTATCGGTGCAGGTATCGCAGCCGTAGGCGCAGGTCTTGGTATTGGTCGTATCGGTGGTCAGGCTATGGACGCTATGGCTCGCCAGCCAGAGAAGATCGGTGAGCTTCGTTCTGCTATGATTATTGCAGCCGCATTGGTTGAGGGTGTTGCCTTCTTCGCTGCAATTATCGCTCTCCTCTGTGTATTCTAA